One Elgaria multicarinata webbii isolate HBS135686 ecotype San Diego chromosome 7, rElgMul1.1.pri, whole genome shotgun sequence DNA window includes the following coding sequences:
- the MTFR1 gene encoding mitochondrial fission regulator 1 isoform X1 — MIYWIKHLFRVMFEQAGLTMESLLWSSKPYGPSRSIVRKIGTNLSLIQCPRVQFQLTSQSAEGSHSNQLREDGVVSLADVGWVAEEEGKGEVFTRLRSEVWPKSQPLSRDEGCSGRDSNTQIPLPKQSQEKEDSKTAAATNDEALQKISVLENELASLRAQIAKIVSLQEQQNMTAAGVSSAASASVPPPPPPPPLPPLPTFQQSTSAIDLIKERKGKRVNSGQTLIDNPKKPEIPNMLDILKDMNSIKLRSVKRPDESTKRKAADPTDPAALIAEALKKKFAYRYRSDSPSETEKQTPASETKLFGPHMLKSTGKMKTLIENS, encoded by the exons ATGATCTACTGGATTAAGCACTTGTTTAGAGTGATGTTTGAACAAGCTGGGTTGACTATGGAATCG ttgCTTTGGTCAAGTAAGCCTTATGGTCCAAGCAGAAGTATTGTAAGAAAAATTGGTACCAACCTTTCTCTGATACAGTGCCCAAGGGTTCAGTTTCAG CTTACTTCTCAGTCTGCAGAAGGCAGTCATTCTAACCAATTGAGAGAAGATGGGGTGGTCTCCCTCGCAGATGTTGGATGGGTTGCTGAAGAAGAGGGAAAAGGTGAAGTCTTTACACGACTCAG GTCAGAGGTCTGGCCAAAATCCCAACCATTATCTAGAGATGAAGGCTGCTCCGGAAGAGACTCAAATACTCAAATACCTTTGCCAAAGCAGTCACAAGAAAAGGAAGACTCCAAGACTGCAGCAGCCACTAATGATGAAGCTCTGCAGAAAATCAGTGTATTAGAAAATGAGCTTGCCAGTTTAAGAGCACAAATAGCCAAAATTGTAAGCTTGCAAGAACAGCAGAACATGACAGCAG CTGGAGTAAGTTCTGCTGCATCAgcttctgtaccaccaccaccaccaccacctcctctgcCACCACTGCCAACATTCCAGCAGAGCACCTCTGCCATTGACCTTATTAAGGAGCGTAAAGGAAAAAGAGTAAATTCTGGACAGACTTTGATAGATAATCCAAAGAAGCCTGAAATACCAAATATGCTAGATATCCTCAAGGATATGAACAGTATAAAGCTACGATCAGTGAAAAG GCCAGAtgaaagtacaaaaagaaaagcagctgacCCAACAGATCCTGCAGctctaatagctgaagctcttaaaAAGAAATTTGCTTATCGATATCGCAGTGACAGCCCAAGTGAAACTGAAAAACAGACCCCAGCATCTGAAACAAAGTTG TTTGGTCCACACATGTTGAAGTCTACAGGAAAAATGAAGACTCTAATTGAAAACTCTTAA
- the MTFR1 gene encoding mitochondrial fission regulator 1 isoform X2 → MIYWIKHLFRVMFEQAGLTMESLLWSSKPYGPSRSIVRKIGTNLSLIQCPRVQFQSAEGSHSNQLREDGVVSLADVGWVAEEEGKGEVFTRLRSEVWPKSQPLSRDEGCSGRDSNTQIPLPKQSQEKEDSKTAAATNDEALQKISVLENELASLRAQIAKIVSLQEQQNMTAAGVSSAASASVPPPPPPPPLPPLPTFQQSTSAIDLIKERKGKRVNSGQTLIDNPKKPEIPNMLDILKDMNSIKLRSVKRPDESTKRKAADPTDPAALIAEALKKKFAYRYRSDSPSETEKQTPASETKLFGPHMLKSTGKMKTLIENS, encoded by the exons ATGATCTACTGGATTAAGCACTTGTTTAGAGTGATGTTTGAACAAGCTGGGTTGACTATGGAATCG ttgCTTTGGTCAAGTAAGCCTTATGGTCCAAGCAGAAGTATTGTAAGAAAAATTGGTACCAACCTTTCTCTGATACAGTGCCCAAGGGTTCAGTTTCAG TCTGCAGAAGGCAGTCATTCTAACCAATTGAGAGAAGATGGGGTGGTCTCCCTCGCAGATGTTGGATGGGTTGCTGAAGAAGAGGGAAAAGGTGAAGTCTTTACACGACTCAG GTCAGAGGTCTGGCCAAAATCCCAACCATTATCTAGAGATGAAGGCTGCTCCGGAAGAGACTCAAATACTCAAATACCTTTGCCAAAGCAGTCACAAGAAAAGGAAGACTCCAAGACTGCAGCAGCCACTAATGATGAAGCTCTGCAGAAAATCAGTGTATTAGAAAATGAGCTTGCCAGTTTAAGAGCACAAATAGCCAAAATTGTAAGCTTGCAAGAACAGCAGAACATGACAGCAG CTGGAGTAAGTTCTGCTGCATCAgcttctgtaccaccaccaccaccaccacctcctctgcCACCACTGCCAACATTCCAGCAGAGCACCTCTGCCATTGACCTTATTAAGGAGCGTAAAGGAAAAAGAGTAAATTCTGGACAGACTTTGATAGATAATCCAAAGAAGCCTGAAATACCAAATATGCTAGATATCCTCAAGGATATGAACAGTATAAAGCTACGATCAGTGAAAAG GCCAGAtgaaagtacaaaaagaaaagcagctgacCCAACAGATCCTGCAGctctaatagctgaagctcttaaaAAGAAATTTGCTTATCGATATCGCAGTGACAGCCCAAGTGAAACTGAAAAACAGACCCCAGCATCTGAAACAAAGTTG TTTGGTCCACACATGTTGAAGTCTACAGGAAAAATGAAGACTCTAATTGAAAACTCTTAA